The following proteins are co-located in the Sporolactobacillus pectinivorans genome:
- a CDS encoding FtsB family cell division protein encodes MNQAESQRVMHLQTDYFRSQEIAEKRVRKHRKGLIRRLIAFAIIVAAAGSFMLSSLASQSHQLNRTLEQKAALEKQVSVSEQNIAQLKKRINLLHNKNYIGEIAHQDYLLSKKGEIIFSKPSHSGH; translated from the coding sequence ATGAACCAGGCAGAATCGCAGCGAGTAATGCATCTTCAGACAGATTATTTCCGGTCGCAGGAGATTGCAGAAAAAAGGGTGAGAAAGCATCGAAAGGGTCTCATCCGGCGCCTGATCGCTTTTGCGATTATTGTTGCTGCAGCAGGTTCATTTATGCTGTCATCTCTTGCCTCACAGAGCCACCAGCTAAATCGTACACTGGAGCAGAAAGCCGCGCTGGAGAAACAGGTCAGCGTCTCAGAACAAAACATCGCACAGCTTAAAAAACGCATCAACCTCTTACACAACAAGAACTATATTGGCGAAATTGCACACCAGGATTATTTGTTATCTAAAAAAGGCGAAATTATTTTTTCAAAACCGAGCCATAGCGGACATTGA
- the tilS gene encoding tRNA lysidine(34) synthetase TilS: MTFEERVLQFIKEHQLIVPGMRLVAGVSGGTDSMALICFLCGMREKWGLELAVVSVNHRLRGAESQKDLEYVAAFCRKNDLVFYGRTVDAQRYSLEEKLSTEAGARELRYRAFAEAVHLFHADALVLAHHGDDQIETMLMRETRGSFGMSRSGIPIRRPFACAELIRPFLSQTKSDLENYCSSRGIKARYDPSNNSDNHTRNRFRKVVLPFLKNENPTVHLKFQYESERIAEDEDLLLRLAKDDLKKVILKKKTDQVKLSISALLSIPLPLQRRMIHLILNYLYTNRQIKPLHQSIHIENLIQLMRSDRASGGTFFPKNLIARKSYGVCIIGFSPQSPDQGYDRLIQVPGTTVLPGGKMIADFLDGGFQVTDGGRNSLILDLHDVRTPLRVRTWRTGDRMNANGMSHAQKVQRIFINEKVDREKRENWPIVVDGRGTILWLPLLRRARELPQRTADCERMYLKLVFMPTDDFGRTQG; the protein is encoded by the coding sequence ATGACTTTTGAAGAACGGGTGCTACAATTTATTAAAGAACATCAGTTGATCGTGCCCGGTATGCGGCTTGTCGCAGGAGTAAGCGGGGGGACCGACTCAATGGCGCTGATCTGTTTCCTGTGCGGGATGAGGGAAAAATGGGGGCTTGAGCTCGCTGTTGTTTCCGTTAATCACCGGCTGAGGGGTGCTGAGAGTCAGAAAGATCTTGAATATGTTGCGGCATTTTGCAGGAAGAACGATCTTGTTTTTTATGGAAGGACAGTGGATGCGCAGCGCTACAGCCTGGAAGAAAAGCTAAGCACTGAAGCCGGTGCTCGCGAGCTTCGCTATCGGGCGTTTGCAGAAGCCGTTCATCTATTTCATGCCGATGCACTGGTTCTGGCTCATCATGGCGACGATCAGATTGAGACAATGCTGATGCGGGAGACAAGGGGGAGCTTCGGCATGTCAAGATCCGGGATTCCGATACGGCGCCCTTTTGCCTGTGCTGAACTGATCCGCCCGTTCTTGTCTCAGACAAAGAGCGATCTCGAAAATTACTGCTCATCCCGGGGTATCAAGGCACGCTATGACCCTTCCAATAACTCCGACAATCATACACGTAATCGATTCAGAAAAGTGGTTCTTCCCTTTCTGAAAAACGAAAATCCGACCGTTCATCTTAAATTTCAATATGAAAGTGAAAGAATTGCGGAGGATGAAGATCTCCTGCTGCGACTTGCAAAGGATGATCTGAAAAAGGTCATCCTGAAAAAAAAGACTGATCAGGTAAAATTGTCAATTTCTGCTTTGTTATCGATTCCATTGCCTTTACAAAGGAGAATGATTCATCTAATATTAAATTATCTTTACACGAACCGACAAATAAAGCCCTTGCATCAATCTATACATATCGAAAATTTAATACAGCTTATGCGTTCCGACCGGGCTTCCGGCGGTACTTTTTTTCCAAAAAACCTTATCGCCAGAAAATCTTATGGTGTCTGTATCATTGGATTCTCGCCCCAAAGCCCGGATCAAGGTTATGATCGGCTGATACAGGTACCGGGAACGACAGTGTTGCCAGGAGGGAAGATGATTGCAGATTTTCTGGACGGAGGATTTCAGGTGACCGACGGGGGGCGCAACAGCCTGATCCTTGATTTGCACGATGTTAGGACCCCTCTCAGAGTCAGGACCTGGCGAACCGGAGACCGGATGAATGCGAACGGCATGAGCCACGCACAGAAAGTGCAGCGTATTTTTATCAATGAGAAGGTTGACCGTGAGAAACGCGAAAACTGGCCGATCGTGGTTGATGGCAGGGGTACGATACTCTGGCTGCCTCTGCTCAGAAGGGCCCGGGAGCTGCCGCAGAGAACAGCGGATTGTGAAAGGATGTATCTTAAGCTGGTTTTCATGCCGACTGATGATTTTGGGAGGACTCAGGGATGA
- the spoVT gene encoding stage V sporulation protein T, with protein MKATGIVRRIDDLGRVVIPKEIRRTLRIREGDPLEIFVDHDGEVILKKYSPMSELGDFAKEYAESLADNSGKLAIISDRDAVIALAGGPKKDFLDKRILAAPERAMEFRQTTIEQGKNEPLVEGQNTAVGPYVIAPIIAGGDPIGTVILVDKDQGSLGDVEVKLSETAAGFLGRQMEH; from the coding sequence ATGAAAGCAACTGGTATTGTCCGCCGAATTGATGATCTTGGGCGTGTTGTGATCCCGAAAGAAATACGCCGTACGCTGCGCATCCGGGAAGGAGATCCCCTGGAGATTTTTGTTGACCATGATGGGGAAGTCATTTTGAAAAAATACTCACCGATGAGCGAACTCGGTGATTTCGCAAAAGAGTATGCCGAATCACTGGCAGACAATTCGGGCAAACTGGCGATCATCAGCGACCGTGACGCAGTGATCGCACTCGCCGGCGGACCCAAAAAGGATTTTCTTGATAAGCGTATTCTTGCAGCACCGGAAAGGGCAATGGAATTCCGCCAGACCACAATTGAGCAGGGCAAAAATGAACCGCTGGTTGAAGGACAGAATACGGCTGTGGGCCCATATGTTATCGCCCCGATTATTGCGGGCGGTGATCCCATCGGCACGGTGATTTTGGTTGATAAGGATCAGGGGTCGCTTGGCGATGTGGAAGTAAAATTGTCGGAGACCGCAGCCGGATTTCTGGGACGGCAGATGGAACATTGA
- a CDS encoding S1 domain-containing RNA-binding protein, with translation MSIEAGSKLKGKVSGITNFGAFVDLPDGKTGLVHISEVADRYVKDIHDVLSIGDEVTVKVLQVAPDGKIGLSIRKAVDKPERPRSTSRAPKNGGKRFTHAPSFEDKISRYLKESEDRLSTIKRQTESKRGGRGARRG, from the coding sequence ATGTCAATTGAAGCAGGCAGCAAGCTGAAGGGTAAAGTTTCGGGGATTACAAACTTTGGAGCCTTCGTTGATTTGCCCGATGGCAAGACCGGGCTGGTTCATATCAGTGAGGTTGCGGATCGGTATGTTAAAGACATTCACGATGTTCTGTCAATCGGTGATGAAGTCACAGTGAAAGTGCTGCAGGTTGCACCTGACGGAAAGATTGGTCTGTCGATCCGCAAAGCTGTTGATAAACCCGAAAGGCCTAGAAGTACGTCGCGGGCCCCGAAAAATGGTGGAAAACGGTTTACACATGCGCCCAGCTTTGAGGACAAAATCTCCCGCTATCTAAAAGAAAGTGAAGACCGGCTTTCGACTATTAAGCGCCAGACTGAATCCAAACGGGGCGGCCGCGGTGCACGCCGAGGGTAA
- the yabQ gene encoding spore cortex biosynthesis protein YabQ — protein MTLNEQFGSLGLMVLMGVWIGASFSIYQHFVHPRGKKRWILLATDPLFWIIQALLLFALLLPANEGVLRFYLFLGVALGFSFYKWILERPFLYFFDSILAVVVRLGRFIIKSVYILLLYPLYFLLKLVYRLCRMTVNAILKILLFLLLLPFKVLRGIARLLLPGKWLASMEKKMIGIRRKIMKWVAVITRRR, from the coding sequence ATGACGCTGAATGAACAATTCGGATCCCTTGGCCTGATGGTTCTGATGGGTGTATGGATAGGCGCTTCTTTTTCGATTTATCAGCATTTTGTTCATCCGCGTGGAAAAAAGCGCTGGATTCTGCTGGCGACCGATCCTCTTTTCTGGATCATTCAGGCATTGCTGCTGTTTGCCCTACTCTTGCCTGCAAATGAGGGTGTGCTGCGTTTTTATTTGTTTCTGGGTGTCGCTCTTGGGTTTTCTTTTTATAAATGGATTCTGGAAAGACCGTTTCTGTACTTCTTCGACAGTATTTTGGCAGTCGTTGTCCGATTAGGACGTTTTATTATAAAGTCTGTCTATATTTTATTGCTCTATCCTCTTTATTTTCTATTGAAGCTCGTCTATAGATTGTGTAGAATGACAGTAAACGCTATTCTGAAAATCTTATTGTTTCTGTTGCTCTTGCCGTTTAAAGTTCTTCGGGGGATTGCTCGATTGCTTCTGCCGGGGAAATGGTTGGCCAGCATGGAAAAAAAGATGATTGGAATCCGCCGGAAGATCATGAAATGGGTGGCGGTGATTACGAGGCGTAGATAG
- a CDS encoding HU family DNA-binding protein gives MNKYELIQKVSEQTGVSKKETEKIVNETLEEIISALNKNEKVQFVGFGTFEVRERASRTGRNPQTGEAITIPATKVPGFRAGNKLKDAVKK, from the coding sequence ATGAACAAATACGAACTGATTCAGAAAGTATCAGAACAAACCGGGGTATCTAAGAAAGAAACGGAAAAAATCGTTAATGAAACACTGGAGGAAATCATTTCTGCATTAAACAAAAACGAGAAGGTTCAATTTGTTGGATTCGGAACTTTTGAAGTCAGGGAAAGAGCCAGCCGCACCGGGCGCAATCCGCAGACAGGCGAAGCAATTACCATACCGGCAACAAAAGTTCCGGGATTCAGGGCGGGGAATAAACTGAAGGATGCTGTAAAAAAATGA
- the yabP gene encoding sporulation protein YabP, translating into MNQFYPSQAPNKDKPLQNHDIVVKNRKTIEITGVKHVESFDHEEFLLETVMGFLAVKGTALKMQNLNVEQGMVAIEGKILEISYLDEPAAESNKGFFGKLFR; encoded by the coding sequence ATGAATCAATTCTATCCATCTCAGGCACCCAATAAAGACAAGCCGCTGCAAAATCATGATATTGTGGTAAAAAACAGGAAAACGATTGAAATAACAGGCGTCAAGCATGTAGAAAGCTTTGACCACGAAGAATTCCTGCTGGAGACGGTGATGGGTTTTCTCGCGGTTAAAGGTACGGCGTTAAAAATGCAGAATTTGAATGTTGAGCAGGGTATGGTGGCAATCGAAGGGAAAATACTCGAAATCAGCTATCTGGATGAGCCGGCCGCAGAGTCAAATAAGGGCTTTTTCGGAAAACTGTTTCGATGA
- a CDS encoding serine/threonine protein kinase codes for MTMDQDDFRLLPGTILHGKWHGKSYRLIRRLGSGAQGTVYLASTDQGIVAVKLAKDRGSLISEMNVLKRFSRLGGEPLGPCLYDTDDWSGGGRTIAFCAMEYLRGKALNEALLQKSFDWTAVFLVQLLRQLKNLHNLGYVFGDLKPENLMLMDPGHQIRCLDFGGATRVGRSIREYTEFYDRGYWGLGTRKADPAYDLFACGMIMIYASLGHRFEKSAHPAQQLLHVIKTIPQLGPYQKIVTSALLGKYASADQMRRELLSQIMEKQNSVKSAGPKRTAKRSGKKDWAKAWLAASLMLGLYVIFVMIFIM; via the coding sequence ATGACGATGGACCAAGATGATTTTCGGCTGCTGCCGGGAACCATTCTGCATGGAAAATGGCACGGAAAATCTTATCGATTGATCAGGAGGCTCGGAAGCGGTGCGCAGGGGACGGTCTATCTGGCAAGTACAGACCAGGGTATTGTAGCCGTAAAATTGGCGAAAGATCGCGGTTCGCTGATATCCGAAATGAATGTTCTGAAACGGTTCAGCCGGCTTGGCGGTGAGCCGCTGGGACCTTGTTTATATGATACCGATGATTGGTCGGGCGGAGGCAGAACTATAGCATTCTGCGCCATGGAATATCTTAGAGGCAAAGCACTGAATGAGGCATTGCTGCAGAAATCGTTTGACTGGACTGCTGTTTTTCTTGTACAGTTATTAAGACAGTTGAAAAATCTCCACAATTTGGGATACGTATTTGGTGATCTAAAGCCTGAAAATCTAATGCTTATGGACCCCGGACATCAGATCCGCTGCCTTGATTTTGGAGGCGCGACACGTGTGGGAAGATCCATTAGAGAATATACTGAGTTTTATGACCGCGGTTATTGGGGACTCGGCACCCGTAAAGCCGATCCAGCCTACGATTTATTTGCATGCGGGATGATCATGATCTATGCTTCGCTGGGCCACCGGTTCGAGAAATCTGCCCATCCTGCACAGCAGTTGCTTCACGTGATCAAAACGATCCCGCAGCTTGGGCCCTATCAAAAGATTGTTACAAGCGCTCTGTTGGGAAAATATGCGTCGGCTGACCAGATGCGCCGTGAATTGTTGAGCCAAATCATGGAGAAGCAGAATTCTGTGAAATCCGCCGGCCCAAAACGGACAGCCAAACGCAGTGGAAAGAAGGACTGGGCAAAAGCGTGGCTGGCGGCTTCGCTGATGCTTGGCCTTTATGTTATCTTTGTAATGATCTTTATCATGTAA
- a CDS encoding RNA-binding S4 domain-containing protein, translating into MRLDKFLKVSRLIKRRTVAKELADQGRVDINGQPGKASSNVSAGDMLTLHFGQKQTKVKVTLLKESVKKEEADSLYELISEQQADNKG; encoded by the coding sequence ATGAGGCTTGATAAATTTTTGAAAGTTTCTCGCCTGATCAAAAGGCGCACGGTTGCCAAGGAACTGGCGGACCAGGGTCGTGTCGATATAAACGGCCAGCCAGGTAAGGCAAGCTCCAATGTCAGTGCAGGTGACATGCTGACTCTTCACTTCGGTCAGAAGCAGACAAAAGTGAAGGTTACACTTCTGAAAGAATCGGTAAAAAAAGAAGAAGCTGACTCTCTGTACGAATTAATCAGTGAACAGCAGGCAGATAATAAAGGGTAA
- the spoIIE gene encoding stage II sporulation protein E: MIQRSFSFGERVSGSMEAGRQPVQGNHRIIRALRTAVLKFFCRTEFFFLIAGFLLGRAVILSTLTPFILPFFATIFWLNRRKKWRVSAAPIAGALTVSVGQAFYAVLALLAFLVAWKMMQTLMKNKEGRWLPVLVLLIGFFVRLLYQAVFTLDLVWSDALTAAAESSLAFLVMLIFMQSVPLLSARVSRKLYKNEEMICFVILLSSILAGTIGWTTLGISVDHVLARYAVLLFASAGGAAIGSTVGVVIGLVVGMASVTSLYQMSLLAFSGVLGGLMKEAGKMGTAAGLIIATLLIGLYGGGYSNLSGEVIDSLTAVLLFLATPKELIQRLSFYIPGTREYQKEQQQYIRKLRDATVSRVEQFSSLFQMLAKSFSPPAEEVPGEEEVFLSKVTAKSCRNCFKKEYCWVKNAAQTRQLMLQLRDESRAGRKGENARLHREWRDHCARSEKTMDLISREQGLEEVRKRMMRQVKESRRLVADQLHGVSQVMRDFAGEMKRERGLHDWQEEIILAKLNGAGLLVESVEIYSLESGAVDIEMLLPQDDYQACEKVIAPMLSGILGEGIVVEKRSSSEFSGGPCRAAFASAKAYDIETGAATAARGGGFVSGDNFALFDIGSGKYALAISDGMGNGERADAESKETLQLLAKVLKSGIHETLAIKSINSILSLRSTEEIFATLDLALIDLQNAKSKFLKIGSNPSFVKRGSHVFMLDAGNLPIGMIEEFDVDVRTEQLKSGDLLIMMSDGIFDAQKQIENKEAWVKRKIRELQTDNPQAIADLLLEEVIRMADGQINDDMTVIAARISHHIPKWSSISPGAEKETTVLRKERVGQT, translated from the coding sequence ATGATTCAAAGATCATTCAGTTTTGGAGAAAGAGTGTCAGGCTCGATGGAAGCCGGGAGACAGCCTGTCCAAGGAAACCACAGAATAATCAGGGCACTGCGCACCGCGGTCTTGAAATTTTTTTGCCGTACGGAATTTTTCTTTCTGATCGCAGGCTTTTTACTCGGACGAGCAGTGATCCTTTCCACCCTGACTCCCTTTATCCTGCCTTTTTTTGCAACGATCTTCTGGCTGAACCGAAGGAAAAAATGGAGAGTTTCAGCTGCTCCAATAGCCGGAGCGCTCACTGTATCGGTCGGACAGGCTTTTTATGCTGTACTTGCACTCCTTGCTTTTCTTGTTGCCTGGAAAATGATGCAGACTTTGATGAAAAATAAAGAGGGCAGATGGCTCCCTGTTCTTGTCCTCCTTATTGGTTTTTTTGTCCGGCTGTTGTATCAGGCGGTTTTCACACTGGACCTTGTCTGGTCGGATGCTCTGACAGCTGCCGCAGAATCTTCCCTCGCATTTCTGGTGATGTTGATTTTCATGCAGAGTGTGCCTCTTTTATCAGCAAGGGTTAGCCGCAAGCTCTACAAAAATGAGGAGATGATTTGTTTTGTTATTCTGCTCTCTTCAATTCTAGCGGGAACAATCGGCTGGACGACTTTGGGCATATCGGTCGATCATGTCCTGGCGCGGTACGCTGTTCTGCTTTTCGCATCGGCGGGTGGGGCAGCTATCGGTTCGACCGTCGGTGTTGTAATCGGGCTGGTTGTCGGTATGGCGAGTGTGACCAGCCTCTATCAGATGAGCCTTCTTGCTTTTTCGGGTGTGCTGGGGGGCCTGATGAAAGAAGCAGGGAAAATGGGGACAGCAGCAGGGCTAATCATTGCCACACTTCTGATTGGCCTGTATGGAGGCGGTTACAGTAACCTGAGTGGAGAAGTGATTGATTCACTGACTGCTGTGCTTCTCTTTCTGGCAACACCGAAGGAACTGATCCAACGGCTTTCTTTTTATATTCCCGGAACACGGGAGTATCAGAAAGAGCAGCAGCAATATATCCGAAAATTAAGAGATGCAACGGTAAGCCGTGTTGAACAATTTTCAAGCCTGTTTCAGATGCTGGCTAAAAGTTTTTCACCGCCTGCCGAAGAAGTTCCGGGGGAAGAAGAAGTTTTTTTGAGCAAAGTGACGGCAAAGTCCTGCAGAAATTGTTTCAAGAAAGAATACTGTTGGGTAAAGAATGCTGCACAGACACGGCAGCTGATGCTGCAGCTCAGGGATGAATCCCGTGCCGGGCGAAAAGGGGAGAATGCCAGGCTCCACCGCGAATGGCGGGATCACTGTGCCCGATCAGAAAAGACAATGGATTTGATTTCACGGGAGCAGGGGCTGGAGGAAGTGAGGAAGCGGATGATGAGGCAAGTCAAGGAGAGCCGCAGGCTGGTCGCCGATCAGCTGCATGGTGTTTCCCAGGTTATGCGCGATTTTGCAGGCGAGATGAAGCGTGAACGCGGACTTCATGACTGGCAGGAAGAAATCATTCTTGCGAAACTGAACGGGGCCGGGCTGCTGGTGGAAAGTGTAGAGATATACAGTCTTGAGTCCGGAGCAGTGGACATTGAGATGCTGTTGCCGCAGGATGATTATCAAGCGTGTGAAAAAGTGATTGCGCCCATGTTATCGGGAATTTTAGGGGAGGGAATAGTCGTTGAGAAGAGGAGCAGCTCCGAGTTTTCTGGAGGGCCGTGCCGTGCGGCTTTTGCTTCTGCTAAAGCGTATGACATAGAAACCGGTGCCGCAACAGCAGCGCGAGGGGGTGGTTTTGTATCAGGGGACAACTTTGCACTTTTTGATATCGGTTCTGGGAAGTATGCGCTGGCAATCAGTGACGGAATGGGCAATGGAGAACGTGCAGATGCCGAGAGCAAAGAGACACTTCAGCTTCTGGCAAAAGTGTTAAAGTCTGGCATTCATGAAACCCTGGCCATTAAATCTATTAATTCTATTTTGTCGCTGCGCTCGACAGAAGAGATTTTTGCAACTCTGGATCTGGCATTGATTGATTTGCAGAATGCGAAATCAAAATTTTTGAAGATTGGATCTAATCCCAGCTTTGTTAAGCGTGGCAGTCACGTCTTCATGCTTGACGCGGGAAATCTGCCGATCGGAATGATTGAAGAGTTCGATGTCGATGTCCGGACCGAGCAACTGAAATCGGGGGATTTACTGATCATGATGAGTGACGGTATTTTTGATGCGCAGAAACAGATTGAAAATAAAGAAGCATGGGTTAAAAGAAAGATTAGAGAACTGCAGACAGATAATCCTCAAGCAATTGCTGATTTACTTCTTGAAGAAGTGATCCGAATGGCGGATGGTCAAATTAATGACGATATGACGGTTATTGCGGCACGGATTAGCCACCATATTCCAAAATGGTCCTCGATTTCCCCGGGTGCTGAAAAAGAAACGACAGTTTTAAGGAAGGAGCGGGTTGGCCAGACATGA
- a CDS encoding vWA domain-containing protein: MKKGNLKQILLITDGCSNQGEDPAAMAALAREQGIAVNVIGVLDHFDSEDSRGLREVEEIARAGGGISQIVQTKQLAQTVQMVTKQAMTQTIKGVINQELQDILGDTGTVEDLPPEKQGKVMEVIDEMGETIDLDVCILVDTSASMKTKLPTVREALTDLSLSLSARTGSNQFCLYLFPGKRKPVHKVIGWTPQLESIDRVFSKIDTHGVTPTGPAIREAAKSFELLSKRDMIFEDEAYDDGPR, encoded by the coding sequence ATGAAAAAAGGAAACTTAAAACAGATTCTATTAATCACTGACGGCTGCTCCAATCAGGGAGAAGATCCGGCGGCAATGGCGGCGCTGGCCAGGGAACAGGGCATCGCAGTCAACGTGATTGGTGTTCTTGATCATTTCGATTCCGAAGACAGCAGGGGACTCCGCGAAGTGGAAGAGATTGCCCGTGCCGGCGGCGGTATCAGCCAAATTGTGCAGACGAAACAGTTGGCACAAACCGTGCAGATGGTGACGAAACAGGCAATGACGCAAACAATTAAAGGCGTGATCAATCAGGAACTGCAGGATATACTCGGGGATACAGGAACCGTAGAGGATTTGCCTCCTGAAAAACAGGGTAAAGTCATGGAAGTCATTGACGAGATGGGCGAGACGATTGATCTTGACGTCTGCATTCTTGTTGACACCAGTGCGAGCATGAAAACGAAGCTCCCAACTGTACGGGAAGCACTGACGGACCTGTCGCTGAGCCTATCTGCGAGGACCGGGAGTAATCAGTTCTGCCTTTATTTATTTCCCGGGAAAAGAAAACCGGTTCATAAAGTGATTGGCTGGACACCACAGCTTGAAAGTATTGACCGGGTATTCTCTAAAATTGATACACATGGCGTGACACCGACAGGGCCGGCGATCAGGGAAGCGGCAAAAAGTTTCGAACTGCTTTCAAAGCGGGACATGATTTTCGAAGATGAAGCCTATGACGATGGACCAAGATGA